In a single window of the Amycolatopsis sp. cg5 genome:
- a CDS encoding PucR family transcriptional regulator, with protein MSTELFSTTLRHILATLGDPLVEVVTAPQGLGVRVDDVVILDPEDPPEAHAGDLVLVIGARGRSAAPAIRVAGKSGAAAVAVKGAAGLASVAADAGVTLLEVRPEARWEQVEALTRAVIDAARAGGEAETGEVLGDLFSLAQTIATLTGGLVSIEDTASRVLAYSRAGDEVDELRRLSILGRQGPERYLAMLREWGVYQRLRAGEGIVRIDERPDLGIRRRIAAGIHAGSQPLGTIWVQEGSQPLNDQAESALLGASRTLAPQLIRHRTLPSPENRLREDLLVSLLDGRVDAESVADDIGADPARPAMVVVFALHREGASTGRQLRRAELVNLISVHTAAYRRSAMVSVIGGRVYALLPDLPERGETRVLSLAKEIVAAAARHLDVPVRAALGGVVPRLAESVLSRADADRVLATMARGHWKADVASLADVRAEVLLSEVLAYLDDQPRIRDPRLTELVTHDAEHGGILIPALLAYLDAFGDVRKAAGALNIHPNTVRYRVRRAEEISGIDLADPAQRILTQLQLRL; from the coding sequence GTGAGTACTGAACTCTTTAGTACAACGCTGCGCCACATCCTGGCCACCCTGGGTGACCCGCTGGTCGAGGTCGTCACCGCGCCGCAGGGCCTGGGTGTGCGGGTCGACGACGTGGTCATCCTCGATCCCGAGGACCCGCCGGAGGCGCATGCCGGCGATCTGGTGCTGGTGATCGGCGCCCGTGGCCGGTCGGCCGCGCCCGCGATCCGGGTCGCGGGCAAGAGCGGCGCGGCCGCCGTGGCCGTCAAGGGCGCGGCCGGGCTGGCGAGCGTCGCGGCCGACGCGGGGGTCACCCTGCTGGAGGTCCGGCCGGAGGCACGCTGGGAGCAGGTCGAGGCGTTGACGCGAGCGGTCATCGACGCGGCGCGCGCGGGCGGCGAGGCCGAGACGGGCGAGGTGCTGGGCGACCTGTTCTCGCTGGCGCAGACGATCGCGACCCTGACCGGCGGTTTGGTCAGTATCGAGGACACGGCAAGCCGCGTCCTCGCGTATTCGCGGGCGGGCGACGAGGTCGACGAGTTGCGGCGGTTGTCGATTTTGGGACGACAAGGGCCGGAGCGCTACCTCGCGATGCTGCGCGAGTGGGGCGTTTATCAACGACTGAGAGCTGGCGAAGGCATCGTAAGGATCGACGAACGCCCGGACCTCGGCATCCGCAGACGCATCGCGGCGGGTATCCACGCGGGCTCGCAGCCATTGGGCACCATTTGGGTCCAGGAGGGTTCCCAACCGCTCAACGACCAAGCCGAATCTGCGCTTTTGGGCGCCAGCAGGACGCTCGCGCCCCAGTTGATCCGGCACCGCACCTTGCCGAGCCCCGAAAACCGCCTGCGCGAAGACCTTTTGGTCAGTTTGCTCGACGGCCGCGTCGACGCCGAGTCGGTCGCCGACGACATCGGCGCCGACCCGGCCCGCCCGGCGATGGTCGTCGTGTTCGCGTTGCACCGCGAGGGCGCGAGCACCGGCCGCCAGCTCCGCCGCGCCGAACTGGTCAACCTGATCTCGGTGCACACGGCGGCGTACCGGCGCAGCGCGATGGTGAGCGTCATCGGCGGCCGCGTCTACGCGTTGCTGCCGGATCTGCCGGAACGCGGCGAAACCCGGGTGCTCTCGCTGGCCAAGGAGATCGTCGCCGCCGCGGCCAGGCACCTCGACGTCCCGGTCAGGGCGGCATTGGGCGGCGTCGTGCCACGCCTGGCCGAAAGTGTCCTTTCGCGTGCCGACGCGGACCGGGTGCTCGCGACGATGGCCCGCGGGCACTGGAAGGCCGACGTCGCCTCGCTGGCGGACGTGCGAGCAGAGGTGCTGCTGTCCGAAGTGCTCGCGTATCTGGACGACCAGCCCCGGATCCGCGATCCCCGGTTGACGGAATTGGTGACACACGACGCCGAGCACGGCGGCATCCTGATTCCCGCGCTGCTGGCGTATCTGGACGCTTTCGGCGACGTCCGCAAAGCCGCGGGCGCGTTGAACATTCACCCGAACACGGTCCGGTATCGCGTCCGGCGCGCCGAGGAGATCTCGGGAATCGACCTCGCGGACCCCGCGCAACGCATCCTCACTCAGTTACAACTCAGGCTCTAA